In Paroedura picta isolate Pp20150507F chromosome 1, Ppicta_v3.0, whole genome shotgun sequence, the following are encoded in one genomic region:
- the LOC143826964 gene encoding serotriflin-like isoform X2 codes for MHFLTVMLLVAAVLDQSLGEEEEEEEEEEEEEEEEDEEEEEEEEEEEEEEEEEGEEEGEGEEEEEEDADLPGSGLSPEIQQEIVNKINDLRRNVIPTASNMLKVVWNETVGENAKDWANECIPHSSPIELRTMNGVFCGQTISQSDIFSSWEEIIDYWRESSNSFTYGVGRTNPSVNTHSYTQAIWYNSYIVGCGTSYCPNNKFKFLYICQYCPAGNIRGQIATPYKEGPSCGDCPKNCENKLCTNHCKYVDRLTNCKEMKSAMGCKKANKNGLCNASCRCQNTIQ; via the exons ATGCATTTCCTGACTGTGATGCTCCTTGTGGCTGCTGTTTTGGACCAGTCTCTGGGAGAG gaagaggaagaggaagaggaagaggaagaggaagaggaagaggaagacgaagaggaagaggaagaggaagaggaagaggaagaggaagaggaagaggaaggggaagaggaaggggaaggggaagaggaagaggaagaggatgcTGATCTGCCAGGGAGTGGCCTCTCCCCAGAGATACAACAGGAAATTGTGAACAAAATCAATGACTTGCGAAGAAACGTGATACCAACTGCAAGCAATATGCTGAAAGTG GTATGGAATGAAACAGTGGGAGAGAATGCCAAAGATTGGGCCAATGAATGTATTCCACACTCCAGTCCTATTGAGCTTCGAACGATGAATG GTGTTTTTTGTGGTCAGACTATATCCCAATCTGATATTTTCAGCTCCTGGGAAGAAATAATTGACTACTGGCGTGAGTCAAGTAATAGTTTCACGTATGGTGTTGGACGTACTAATCCCTCTGTAAATACTCACAGCTATACACAG GCTATTTGGTATAATTCATACATCGTTGGATGTGGTACTTCTTATTGCCCGAACAATAAATTTAAGTTCCTGTATATCTGCCAGTACTGCCCTGC TGGGAACATAAGAGGACAAATTGCAACACCCTACAAAGAAGGCCCATCTTGTGGAGACTGCCCTAAGAACTGTGAGAATAAACTCTGCA CCAACCACTGCAAGTATGTGGATCGTCTCACAAATTGCAAGGAAATGAAATCAGCTATGGGGTGTAAAAAAGCAAATAAGAATGGACTTTGCAATGCCTCTTGCAGATGCCAGAACACAATTCAATAA
- the LOC143826964 gene encoding serotriflin-like isoform X1 gives MHFLTVMLLVAAVLDQSLGEEEEEEEEEEEEEEEEEEDEEEEEEEEEEEEEEEEEGEEEGEGEEEEEEDADLPGSGLSPEIQQEIVNKINDLRRNVIPTASNMLKVVWNETVGENAKDWANECIPHSSPIELRTMNGVFCGQTISQSDIFSSWEEIIDYWRESSNSFTYGVGRTNPSVNTHSYTQAIWYNSYIVGCGTSYCPNNKFKFLYICQYCPAGNIRGQIATPYKEGPSCGDCPKNCENKLCTNHCKYVDRLTNCKEMKSAMGCKKANKNGLCNASCRCQNTIQ, from the exons ATGCATTTCCTGACTGTGATGCTCCTTGTGGCTGCTGTTTTGGACCAGTCTCTGGGAGAG gaagaagaagaggaagaggaagaggaagaggaagaggaagaggaagaggaagacgaagaggaagaggaagaggaagaggaagaggaagaggaagaggaagaggaaggggaagaggaaggggaaggggaagaggaagaggaagaggatgcTGATCTGCCAGGGAGTGGCCTCTCCCCAGAGATACAACAGGAAATTGTGAACAAAATCAATGACTTGCGAAGAAACGTGATACCAACTGCAAGCAATATGCTGAAAGTG GTATGGAATGAAACAGTGGGAGAGAATGCCAAAGATTGGGCCAATGAATGTATTCCACACTCCAGTCCTATTGAGCTTCGAACGATGAATG GTGTTTTTTGTGGTCAGACTATATCCCAATCTGATATTTTCAGCTCCTGGGAAGAAATAATTGACTACTGGCGTGAGTCAAGTAATAGTTTCACGTATGGTGTTGGACGTACTAATCCCTCTGTAAATACTCACAGCTATACACAG GCTATTTGGTATAATTCATACATCGTTGGATGTGGTACTTCTTATTGCCCGAACAATAAATTTAAGTTCCTGTATATCTGCCAGTACTGCCCTGC TGGGAACATAAGAGGACAAATTGCAACACCCTACAAAGAAGGCCCATCTTGTGGAGACTGCCCTAAGAACTGTGAGAATAAACTCTGCA CCAACCACTGCAAGTATGTGGATCGTCTCACAAATTGCAAGGAAATGAAATCAGCTATGGGGTGTAAAAAAGCAAATAAGAATGGACTTTGCAATGCCTCTTGCAGATGCCAGAACACAATTCAATAA